A section of the Rummeliibacillus pycnus genome encodes:
- a CDS encoding S66 peptidase family protein, whose amino-acid sequence MKRRPPRLQKGDTVGIIAPSSPPNIERLTKSLNFLEELGLHYVLGDTVQQHNHYLAGTDEERAKDLQEMIEDPTIKAIFCASAGFGAARIADKIDYLLLEENPKIFWGFSDITFLHTAIGMYSDIVTFHGPTLSSIGRDDVTERTKHMFEQLFQPAEIHYDERISSLITICGGVARGEITGGNLTLIANSLGTKFEINTAGKILLIEDIGLEPAQIDGLLNQLKQARKFEQVKGIVIGEFTEIHPREYEDSPSLEELFKSYFKDLNIPVVSGFKIGHCEPNVGIPLGVDVILDAENKDLAILPGVE is encoded by the coding sequence ATGAAGAGACGTCCACCAAGATTACAAAAAGGGGATACAGTTGGTATTATTGCACCATCTAGTCCTCCTAATATAGAAAGATTAACAAAATCACTCAATTTTTTAGAAGAATTAGGATTACATTATGTGTTAGGTGATACGGTACAGCAACATAATCATTATCTTGCAGGAACAGATGAAGAACGTGCTAAAGATTTGCAAGAAATGATTGAGGATCCAACGATTAAAGCGATTTTTTGTGCGAGCGCGGGCTTTGGTGCAGCAAGAATAGCAGATAAGATCGATTATTTATTGTTAGAAGAGAACCCAAAAATTTTCTGGGGCTTTTCTGATATTACATTTTTGCATACTGCAATCGGGATGTACTCAGATATTGTTACTTTCCATGGTCCTACCTTATCAAGTATTGGACGCGACGATGTAACAGAACGTACGAAGCATATGTTTGAGCAACTATTCCAACCAGCAGAAATTCACTATGATGAAAGGATTTCATCACTCATTACGATTTGTGGTGGAGTAGCTCGTGGTGAAATAACAGGCGGAAACTTAACATTAATTGCAAATAGTTTAGGAACGAAATTTGAGATTAACACAGCAGGTAAAATTCTACTTATTGAAGATATTGGATTAGAACCTGCACAAATTGATGGATTGCTTAACCAATTAAAACAAGCACGTAAATTCGAACAAGTAAAGGGCATTGTTATCGGCGAATTTACAGAAATACATCCGCGAGAATATGAAGATTCACCAAGTCTAGAAGAATTATTTAAATCTTATTTTAAAGATTTGAATATACCAGTTGTAAGTGGTTTTAAAATTGGACATTGTGAACCGAATGTAGGTATTCCATTAGGTGTAGATGTTATTTTAGATGCTGAGAACAAAGATTTGGCTATATTACCAGGAGTAGAATAG